From the Hordeum vulgare subsp. vulgare chromosome 1H, MorexV3_pseudomolecules_assembly, whole genome shotgun sequence genome, the window ACGGAGACCAGGAAGTCGTCGAGCGAGGAGAGCGtcttcatgtcgtccggcgggaaGTAGCTGGCCGCCTTGCCCATGAGCGAGGCAAACATGAGGGACAGGCTGGGCGACGCGGCGGGGCGGTCCGGGAGGAACTCGTCGAGGAAGGCGAAGGCGGCCAGGAAATCGGACCGGCTCGCGTTGATCGGGGCAGCGAAGTGCGCCGGGATGATCCGCCGGAAGGGCCAGTCTGCGGCGATCCTGTCCACCCAGTCCCTCACCTGCAGAAGGAGGAGATGATGTTAGCACGAACGAAGAAATGACTGAAGTGTAACCTAGCGTAGTGTAACTTAGTGTAGTGTAGAAGCTGCTTTCACACTTCTCAGCATGGACAAAATATACCTTTTCTGGAACTTTGCTGAAAACGAGCGTCTTCACGATTGGTGAAACGATCAGTTTCTGTGACATTTGGGCGAAGCTCGCGTTCGGTTCCAGAAGATTTGAGGGGCCAAGAAACAGTATTTGAAGTACCATCCTCTCCCATCCTGTTGTATCATAGACGAGGTTACTACAATTCTGTCGATGTTGTTGATGCGAATATGTAATACAAGATTGTTGGTACATCAATATATGATTTGTCCTATGCAACGAGCAATTATAATGTTGCTTCTATCTGTCACGTAAAAGCTTCAGACTGAAAGTTAACAGGTTTGATCATTGACAATCTTGAAACGATAGAAATGACAAGGATCAACGATATACATATCAAGAATGACCACGGTGACAAGGTAGCAGGAATGATGGTATTCCTGAACGCAGGAAGATAGTAGGCAAATGAGAAAACCCAACCACATGCACGTGTACCCTTACTTTCTTCTAGGACATGAAAACGCTGAGGACAGAGATTGACAGATTGTCATGTAAACAACATTCAGATACACAAAACCTAAGCAATGTAAACAACATTCAGATACACAAACCCTAAGCAACAGGAACAAGAACACACCGATACTTGCAAGATGACCTTCCTACTTAATGTTGCTGCTTTTTAAATTCGAAAAGGCCAACTAAAGTTACTAAGTTGATACGGACAGGTTTCTGCACGAACATGTTTTCGGAACAATACATACCTAGATGCCTAGATGGAACTCAGTGTAGTGTTCTACTACACTACCTTCTTTAAAACATGAATTCTACATTTACACATTCCAGATAATTATTGTACCATTGTGATAACAATTAATACAGAATGGAAGCATTTCACCATTTTTTTTTGAGGAACCGGCAGGAGTGCTGCCTTTTCATTAAGAGAGTGAAATTTTAAAAGGGGACATGCCAGGAACCCCAAGATCCCGTTAAAATGCTAGACTGTTGAATGTTGCTCCTTTCCAAAATATGGAAAAAGCTAACTGAAAAAAGTGAATATGGTCAAGTTTCTGAAGACACTTCTCTGGATGAGCATACCTAGTTGGGAAAGGGGACTGGCTATATGCCTGTATGTAAATCACCTGAAAAATTATGCCTATATGGGAAACAATCTAGCCAGTGTGCACTGCACTACCTCAATTCTAACATGAACTCAAGATCTCCCCGTTTCCAGCTAATCCTTGTTTAACTTTATGTCAATTAGTTCAGAAATGGCATCAAACAGTATGTACCTGTCTGCCGGGTCAGCTTGTTGTCCTCAACAGGATCATCAGGAACCTCTCTCCCTTTGCTTAGTATCTTCACCGCCAAGCCGTTCTTGGCAGCTGCCAACAAGGACTCTTTGCTGATGCAATCGGGCGGCTGCCGAGGAACAAAAATCACAGCATCCGTCACCAGCAATGTCCTGGAAGGCTTATGGTAGAACGCCACCTCCACGTACGGCCCAATGCCTGAACGCAGCCAATTTACACAGGTAGGACGTACGCATCAATGCATTCATCATAGTGTTCAGAGATCAGAATGTGTGGTGAGGAACTGGGAATACCAACTTCCGGCGAGCTGAGCACCTTCTGCTCGATCTCGGCGGCCCAGGGCGTGGCATCGTCCTCGTCCTCGAGGGGCTTGGAGCGGAAGACCCCGAAGAACTCGAGCGGCAGGTTGACGGGCCAGCTCCACTGGCGCGGCGCCACCCACACCTGCGCCCCGGGGAACTTCCTGGAGAAGGGGCCGAGGAAGATCTTGTGCTCGTACGCGAAGGTCGGCAGCACGATGTGCTCCACCGGCGCGCCCAGCTCCTTGATCAGCTGCACACGGCGTGGCACCGGATTAATGTCGAACAGGAGCCGCGCGAAGTGTTGCTTCctttgctgaaactgatgaagcgtACCTGGATGCATTCCTTGGTGGGGGCGATGGGGGCGTGCACCCAGAGCCCGCCGGAGCGCAGCTTGACGACGGTCATGCGGGTGTTGGTGGAGACACTGCTGAAGCCCAGCGCCTGCTCCTGCTCGAACAGCCATACGCTGCCCTTCACCGCCTGCATTCAGAGAGCAAGCGAAGTGAGGCGATGAGTTCGGGGAGCAGCAGGCTGAGGTGCGGTTGTTATCGTCACCTCGGTGCGGGTGGTGCGGCGGTTGAGGAAGGGGCCGAGCGGGAAGGGGAAGCCGGTGAAGTTGAAGTAGAAccgcgacgaggaggaggaggaggcgccgctGGCTTCGTCGGTGGTTGAGGCCGAGACGGCGAGGCGCGGCCTGCGGAGGGCGTGGAGAggcgcggcgtggtggtggtggcagggcgcGCCGGGCTGCCGGCGCGGCGTCGCGCGGAGCGGGCGCGGGGCGGAGGCGACGGATGTGGCTGCCATTCGTTTGGGCGAGCTCGGCCGGAGAGAGCTCGCGGCTGGGGAAACACGAGCTGTGGCGCACCTGGGTTCCGGCGGATGGCTGGATTGGGTGACGCGTGGAGACACGGCCGCCGTTGAGTAGGGGGCTTTGAAATGGGATGTTGCAGATGGTTCTAGGATCGGCAAATAAAAATACTAAACGTATAAAGAGTTACACACGGTTACACGTTGTGTAGAATTCTTTCTTCTTAATTAACCTTTCTCTCTCTGATTTTTAAGGAGGTGGAGCTTCATCTCTCTTAACCTTCAGTCAAAATCCACGTGTCTGTAAAACCCCTCTAAACTTATGTACGTGTAGCATTACTGATCGGTAAATTATGTATGATGACATCATCTTGGTAGGTGAACGAAGAAATGATTATCACCCCTCGGGGGGTTAGTGCTTCACTGCAACTTAAGCTTGCTTCTTTGTCTGGCTTCCTTTTAATCCCCAGGTTTGGACATGATGTAGCTGATGCTCTTCTTTGTAATGTTTAACAGATTTATCAGTGGATAAATAGCAAATGGGTACATGAATAGATAAAATTACCCCTCAATGTGTCGCCCAAATAAATTGTGATGATATGTGCTTGTTTCAAACAAAAAATGCTATAATTTGGCTACAATGTGAACATTAGTTGAAACTTACAAAACTGACAACAAAATGCATGGTTTCACAAACTCACAAATCTAAGAGCAAACTCACAAGCATAAATTGAACAAGGTTCACAAGGTTGGAAATTAGTTCATGACAACAAAATAACAATGATGAGTTTGCACCTCACGTACACATCAAATGAAAGTGATTTTTTGTCTCTCATGCACAACAAATAAAGTAGTTCATGACAGTCACAAACGagttcacagttcacttaatttcttcttctttggagtcatcttcttcttctttccttttgctggagactttgttggtgtagtAGCAGCTTGGGATGTAGCATGCATCCTTGTAACACGTCCAAGACTACTAGTTGTGGCAGCTTGGGATGCAgcttggtgttggaaatatgccctagaggcaataataaaataataataattatatttccttgttcaagataatcgtttattgtccatgctagaattgtattgaatgaaaacttagatacatgtgtggatacatagacaacacactatccctagtagactagctcgt encodes:
- the LOC123416474 gene encoding uncharacterized protein LOC123416474, whose product is MAATSVASAPRPLRATPRRQPGAPCHHHHAAPLHALRRPRLAVSASTTDEASGASSSSSSRFYFNFTGFPFPLGPFLNRRTTRTEAVKGSVWLFEQEQALGFSSVSTNTRMTVVKLRSGGLWVHAPIAPTKECIQLIKELGAPVEHIVLPTFAYEHKIFLGPFSRKFPGAQVWVAPRQWSWPVNLPLEFFGVFRSKPLEDEDDATPWAAEIEQKVLSSPEVGIGPYVEVAFYHKPSRTLLVTDAVIFVPRQPPDCISKESLLAAAKNGLAVKILSKGREVPDDPVEDNKLTRQTGWERMVLQILFLGPSNLLEPNASFAQMSQKLIVSPIVKTLVFSKVPEKVRDWVDRIAADWPFRRIIPAHFAAPINASRSDFLAAFAFLDEFLPDRPAASPSLSLMFASLMGKAASYFPPDDMKTLSSLDDFLVSVGAVKKTVSGRKR